The Parambassis ranga chromosome 1, fParRan2.1, whole genome shotgun sequence genome includes a region encoding these proteins:
- the lgsn gene encoding lengsin: MNDSEEFKEAPSRSKDQIDGTGMSLGNRKGVRVTGKYVPPVDWNSRREGPSIVHSPRTPIPPDTPTVISIGPLPHRPSVPVDDPGLDEGENWTRPASSQTKVSHGEMAVPRQTMEELKSILRDSPLLNIRGRDDGKPGSPYTYLHGSSSSGSSGGGKPDGRQDDGNPHRAFSTFKPYSDASRRGPSSRESKPIQPPSTMDSSSSFRFSANTNRQPGVRTHTHTSSSSCGETETSQSDNGNDTVEISGNQRFIAAMEQIKQQIARENINFVRFEATDLHGVSRSKTVPVRFFHEKAVYGIPMPRSYLELTLSPKSNEVDHANTANFSSDVLLIPDLSTFRVLPWAEQTARVICDPCTVTGNPLRTSPRLIAKQLLGQLQSLGFSLHSSFTYECCVLGAPDRIGPKTLMFPATTLLSNHDLPFFQQLVDNMYCMGADIDSIASASGPGQMEINLRPEFGIAAADSAFTFRTGIKEMARKHSYIASFFTDDGLYNAGVLSHSLWDANGRRSLFHSGEKAGELSEIGRKWLAGLLTHSAALSCLMSPGLGCRSHIAKTIKDPKRMLYASCGSNDNSSSFNIKCHGGRETHIDNKLGSAMANPYVVLAATVAAGLDGIRRNLNVDSYLNKSPSQQKEFGIPVKLDDALEALGEDHVICSTLGEPFVQYFIAMKKFEIETQELDDERNKCLEYFI; encoded by the exons GAGGCCCCAAGTAGAAGCAAAGATCAGATAGATGGCACAGGGATGAGCCTTGGCAACAGGAAGGGGGTGAGAGTGACAGGAAAATATGTGCCACCAGTGGACTGGAACAGCAGAAGAGAAGGTCCCTCCATCGTCCACTCTCCCAGAACCCCGATACCTCCAGACACCCCTACAGTGATCTCCATCGGCCCTCTGCCTCACAGGCCCTCAGTGCCAGTTGATGATCCTGGGCTGGACGAAGGGGAGAATTGGACAAGACCAGCATCCTCTCAGACAAAGGTGTCCCATGGTGAGATGGCCGTTCCTAGGCAGAccatggaggagctgaagagcaTCCTGAGAGACAGTCCTCTGCTCAACATCCGGGGAAGAGATGATGGAAAACCAGGAAGTCCCTATACATACCTTCatgggagcagcagcagtggcagcagtggaggtggaaaacCTGATGGACGGCAGGATGATGGAAACCCTCATAGGGCGTTCAGCACCTTCAAACCTTACTCTGATGCTTCCAGAAGGGGACCCAGTTCCAGAGAGAGCAAACCTATTCAGCCGCCTTCCACTATGGATTCATCCAGCTCATTCAGGTTTAGTGCCAACACAAATAGGCAGCCTGgagtcaggacacacacacacaccagcagcagctcctgtggAGAGACTGAAACTTCTCAATCAG ATAACGGAAACGACACTGTGGAGATCTCTGGGAATCAGAGGTTCATTGCCGCCATGGAGCAGATCAAGCAGCAGATCGCCCGAGAAAACATCAACTTTGTGCGCTTCGAAGCCACTGACCTCCATGGGGTGTCAAGGTCCAAGACAGTGCCTGTCCGCTTCTTCCAT GAGAAAGCTGTGTATGGGATACCAATGCCCAGGAGCTACCTAGAGCTGACCCTGAGTCCTAAGAGTAATGAAGTGGACCATGCCAACACCGCCAACTTCAGTAGCGATGTCCTTCTGATCCCTGACCTTTCCACCTTCAGAGTCCTTCCCTGGGCTGAGCAGACTGCACGGGTCATCTGTGACCCCTGCACTGTGACAGGAAACCCCCTGCGCACTTCTCCTCGCCTCATTGCCAAGCAGCTCCTCGGCCAGCTTCAAAGCTTGGGATTTTCACTGCACTCATCCTTCACCTATGAATGCTGTGTGCTAGGAGCGCCGGACCGAATTGGACCAAAGACGCTGATGTTCCCAGCCACCACCCTGCTCAGCAATCATGACCTGCCATTCTTCCAGCAGCTTGTGGACAACATGTACTGCATGGGTGCTGACATTGACAGCATCGCTTCTGCAAGTGGCCCTGGTCAGATGGAGATCAATCTGAGGCCCGAATTCGGAATTGCAGCCGCTGACAGTGCCTTCACTTTCCGCACTGGTATCAAAGAAATGGCTCGTAAACACAGCTACATTGCCAGCTTTTTCACCGATGATGGTCTGTACAATGCTGGGGTGCTCTCTCATAGCTTATGGGATGCCAATGGGCGGCGCAGCCTCTTCCACAGTGGAGAGAAGGCAGGTGAGCTCTCTGAGATTGGCAGGAAGTGGCTGGCTGGCCTCCTTACCCACTCTGCTGCCCTGAGCTGCCTGATGTCCCCTGGACTGGGCTGCCGGAGCCACATTGCCAAGACGATCAAAGACCCCAAGCGGATGCTGTATGCCTCCTGTGGCagcaatgacaacagcagctcctttaACATCAAGTGTCATGGTGGGAGGGAGACCCACATCGACAACAAGCTGGGCTCAGCCATGGCCAACCCTTATGTTGTACTCGCAGCCACGGTGGCCGCAGGTCTGGACGGTATCAGACGGAACCTGAACGTGGACAGCTATCTGAACAAATCTCCCAGTCAGCAGAAGGAGTTTGGCATTCCTGTGAAGCTTGATGACGCTCTGGAGGCACTGGGGGAGGATCACGTCATCTGCAGCACCCTCGGAGAGCCGTTTGTGCAGTATTTCATTGCCATGAAAAAGTTTGAGATTGAGACCCAGGAACTAGATGATGAGAGGAACAAGTGCCTGGAGTATTTCATTTAG
- the LOC114438807 gene encoding protein FAM83B-like, producing the protein MESNLSCLSSLKEEDDVVYIQPHYKESYRLAIYGLLCGGKEAYEEFLRAEQISYLLSEDEILFILDNAELPVVEDDQEGSRLTSEISPSTYFPTESDEEVPDLDLGWPEVMLEGTDTSISLLFHPPRQNTPTIKEVVRKQIQEARQVIAIAMDIFTDVDIFKEIISATLRGVVVYMLLDDAHFNSFLIMSHRVGINIHDLKNLRVRTVQGPQYQCRSGIKFHGGLEQKFILVDCRTVLYGTYSYTWSFEKIHLSMVLVVTGQLVCSYDEEFRRLYACSTVPAVLSNGRSSSVTYLRDTLQSPNSSQLSLNQIHTRSRIVNTVKSSQDDRFNNGSMLSRGLSVQDRLNHSHCPDMGNLVRGHSYGGELQKLSSLTRLRMGTKDIGYAPGSNLRGGSGLPLTNRLSQQHLRHQTRYGTDQHLIPFNSETSLHRWKIDTYFNENNMLLDSSCDPLSPMISPHSSHTGLNELQSQLIHSRSRDIRSRMEEMRQKRLSLQEHANFRQSQESLRSAYPSLERHKYMSSLRGLDIQQSMAKLGPNAQDSHNLEDSEARMTGDKGEHIVTDKRSASHYDIKTAAERKTMLTYDWHEPLSRTTSAADLDLKLIDAANKNSHLQSSSLSLQHLRAMQSLTEIPEEKEGSNTRVDQGLKERNEIYKDEKAVPKENFVKSSLPLNSQCRDHTRESQASKTANSISSTTPREGKKSVSKEGQAVPKILNASTGSQHTAEGKSSRTEKGQTQREEALQRRNSMRMKVQSMLSSDEKKTSKKEEKSLQRRASLRSQSTSGSNQTLKVDNSQAVAAPQPARKGQSPSIPRSQNSVGTPSETEKHKSPFQRLAPQRSSKKKTAPPVEEDKGQGVTVYQREKAYSRYEYLLTTENIRLDKSLRTTTVYSAEKDRNSFLNQRDSEHSLYQTQSGADNKLGRFMQRVGNLISKK; encoded by the exons ATGGAGTCcaatctgtcctgtctgtcctcactgaaAGAAGAAGACGATGTAGTTTACATTCAGCCACACTACAAAGAATCCTACCGCCTGGCTATTTATGGCCTGCTCTGTGGGGGCAAAGAGGCCTACGAGGAGTTCCTCCGAGCCGAGCAGATCAGCTACCTCCTGTCAGAGGATGAGATCCTCTTCATCCTGGACAATGCAGAGCTACCTGTTGTGGAGGATGACCAAGAAGGAAGCCGGCTCACAAGTGAAATCAGTCCGTCCACCTACTTCCCAACGGAATCAGATGAGGAGGTGCCGGACCTTGACCTGGGCTGGCCGGAGGTCATGCTGGAAGGCACGGACACCAGCATCAGCCTGCTGTTTCACCCACCCAGGCAGAACACGCCCACCATTAAGGAGGTGGTTCGGAAGCAGATTCAGGAGGCACGACAG GTTATCGCCATAGCGATGGACATCTTCACTGATGTGGACATTTTTAAAGAGATCATCAGTGCGACTCTGAGGGGGGTGGTGGTCTACATGCTTCTGGATGATGCCCACTTCAACAGCTTCCTCATCATGTCGCACAGAGTGGGCATCAACATCCACGACCTTAAG AACCTCCGTGTTCGGACTGTTCAGGGGCCACAGTATCAGTGTCGGTCTGGAATAAAGTTTCATGGTGGTTTGGAGCAGAAGTTCATTCTGGTGGACTGCCGGACGGTTTTGTATGGAACATACAG CTACACATGGTCGTTTGAGAAGATCCACCTGAGCATGGTTCTGGTAGTCACAGGACAGCTGGTTTGTTCTTATGATGAAGAGTTTAGAAGACTCTACGCATGCTCCACAGTCCCTGCAGTCCTATCCAATGGCAGATCATCATCTGTCACATACCTTAGAGACACCCTGCAGAGCCCAAACTCCAGCCAGCTGTCTCTCAATCAAATTCACACGAGGTCCAGAATAGTGAACACTGTGAAAAGTTCTCAAGATGATAGGTTTAACAATGGCTCCATGTTGAGCAGAGGCCTGAGTGTGCAGGACAGGCTGAATCATTCTCACTGTCCTGACATGGGGAACCTGGTGAGGGGACACAGTTACGGAGGAGAACTTCAGAAGTTAAGTTCATTGACTCGTCTGAGAATGGGAACCAAGGACATTGGATATGCTCCTGGATCTAATCTGAGGGGAGGGTCAGGTTTGCCGCTAACAAATCGATTGTCTCAGCAACACCTCAGGCACCAGACTCGCTACGGCACGGACCAGCATCTAATTCCATTCAACTCTGAAACGTCCCTCCACAGGTGGAAGATCGACACATATTTTAATGAGAACAATATGCTTCTAGATTCATCATGTGATCCGTTATCCCCTATGATCTCCCCACATAGCAGTCACACAGGCCTAAATGAGCTGCAGTCACAGCTGATTCACAGCAGGTCGAGAGACATTAGGTCCAGAATGGAGGAAATGAGGCAGAAGAGGCTCAGTCTGCAGGAGCATGCTAATTTCAGGCAAAGCCAAGAATCCTTGAGGTCTGCATATCCGTCTCTAGAAAGACATAAATATATGTCTTCATTAAGAGGTCTGGACATACAGCAGAGCATGGCAAAATTAGGGCCTAATGCACAAGACAGCCACAACCTGGAGGACAGTGAGGCCAGGATGACAGGTGACAAAGGAGAGCACATTGTCACTGACAAACGATCAGCTTCTCATTACGACatcaaaacagctgcagagCGAAAGACAATGCTGACATATGACTGGCATGAGCCTCTCTCCAGGACCACATCAGCTGCTGATTTAGATCTGAAACTGATTGATGCAGCCAACAAGAACTCTCATTTGCAGTCCAGCAGTCTAAGTCTGCAGCACCTTAGAGCTATGCAATCTTTGACTGAGATCCCTGAAGAGAAAGAGGGTTCAAATACTCGTGTGGACCAAGGGCTCAAAGAGAGAAACGAGATCTACAAAGATGAAAAAGCGGTTCCAAAGGAGAACTTCGTCAAATCAAGTTTACCGTTGAATTCACAGTGTCGGGATCACACCAGAGAAAGCCAAGCTTCTAAGACAGCCAACAGCATAAGCTCAACTACAcccagagaaggaaagaaatcTGTTTCCAAAGAAGGCCAAGCTGTTCCAAAGATCTTAAATGCCTCTACGGGATCTCAGCATACAGCAGAGGGTAAGAGTAGTCGCACAGAGAAAGGGCAGACACAGCGAGAGGAAGCACTCCAGAGAAGGAATTCAATGAGAATGAAAGTACAGTCCATGCTCTCGTCAGATGAAAAGAAAACCTCCAAAAAAGAGGAGAAGTCCCTCCAAAGAAGGGCCTCGCTTAGATCACAGAGCACCTCTGGATCAAACCAGACCCTCAAGGTAGACAACTCTCAGGCAGTTGCTGCACCACAACCAGCAAGGAAAGGACAATCACCGAGCATCCCCAGGTCGCAGAACTCTGTCGGTACTCcgtcagagacagagaagcaCAAATCTCCATTCCAAAGGTTGGCTCCTCAGCGTTCCAGCAAAAAGAAGACTGCCCCCCCAGTAGAGGAGGACAAAGGCCAAGGAGTCACTGTCTATCAGCGAGAGAAGGCCTACAGCCGGTACGAGTACCTGCTCACTACTGAAAACATTCGCCTGGATAAGTCATTGAGAACTACAACTGTGTATTCTGCTGAGAAAGACAGAAACTCTTTTCTGAACCAGCGTGACTCTGAACATTCACTGTATCAGACTCAAAGTGGCGCTGACAACAAGCTGGGAAGATTCATGCAAAGAGTAGGAAACCTAATCAGCAAAAAGTGA